The following proteins are co-located in the Legionella busanensis genome:
- the lptM gene encoding LPS translocon maturation chaperone LptM, translating to MKFITVLFILLTTINLSACGQKGPLYLPPPPNQQKPVS from the coding sequence ATGAAATTTATCACAGTATTATTTATTTTACTCACCACCATTAATCTTTCTGCTTGTGGCCAAAAGGGACCTTTATACCTTCCCCCTCCTCCTAATCAACAAAAACCTGTATCCTAG
- a CDS encoding TrkH family potassium uptake protein, producing MMFSISMLTPLVFNFIFHEHFWFPFIAAFTCTFSIGAFFALLFRHENHELKIRDGFLIVVLFWFVLCFFASLPFVIALNGHHITDAVFESVSGFTTTGASIITHLDGLPNALLFYRQQLQFLGGMGIVVLAVAILPMLGVGGMQLYKAETPGPLKDSKLTPRIAQTAKALWSIYVLLTLLCMLCYWAAGMDWFDALGESFATVSTGGFSMHDASFAYYHNEGIELVACFFMLLGGTNFALHFTAFRKRTLSHYWQDEEFRSYLAFLLIATLIVTFSLVLYGFFNASHHTLIKSLFNIISLATTTGFLSQPFGYWPTFVPLLIILLALVGGCAASTSGGIKVIRALLLFKQSKREMARLIHPNAVFNIKFGKHALSESVLQSMWSFISVFIALFWTLVLLLMAFNNDFITAFSAVIASLANAGAGIGTISSNFAALNLPSKWVLIFAMIAGRLEIFSLLILFSRHFWEK from the coding sequence ATGATGTTTAGCATCAGTATGCTAACGCCTTTAGTATTTAATTTTATTTTCCATGAGCATTTCTGGTTTCCCTTTATTGCAGCCTTTACTTGCACGTTTAGTATCGGAGCCTTTTTTGCTTTGTTATTTAGACATGAGAATCATGAATTAAAAATACGTGATGGCTTTTTAATTGTCGTATTATTTTGGTTTGTATTATGCTTTTTTGCCTCACTTCCTTTTGTCATTGCGCTTAATGGGCATCATATTACAGATGCCGTTTTTGAATCTGTATCAGGCTTTACAACCACAGGCGCCAGTATTATTACGCATTTAGATGGCTTACCCAATGCACTTTTATTTTATAGACAACAATTACAATTTTTAGGAGGAATGGGAATTGTGGTTTTGGCCGTAGCGATTTTACCTATGCTAGGTGTTGGCGGTATGCAACTTTATAAAGCCGAAACACCAGGTCCCCTTAAAGACAGTAAACTTACGCCCCGCATTGCCCAAACGGCTAAAGCTTTATGGTCCATTTATGTACTGTTAACTTTGCTTTGTATGTTATGTTATTGGGCAGCAGGTATGGATTGGTTTGATGCCTTAGGTGAGAGTTTTGCTACGGTCTCTACAGGCGGCTTTTCTATGCATGATGCTAGTTTTGCTTACTACCATAATGAAGGTATTGAGTTAGTTGCCTGCTTTTTTATGTTATTAGGAGGTACTAATTTTGCGCTCCACTTCACCGCTTTTAGAAAAAGAACCCTCTCTCATTATTGGCAAGATGAAGAATTTCGTTCTTATCTAGCTTTTTTGCTAATAGCAACCTTAATTGTCACCTTTAGTTTAGTGTTGTATGGTTTTTTTAATGCAAGTCACCATACCCTAATTAAAAGCTTATTTAATATTATCTCACTTGCGACCACAACAGGCTTTCTGTCCCAACCTTTTGGTTATTGGCCAACCTTTGTACCTTTACTCATTATATTACTTGCCTTAGTTGGGGGATGTGCTGCTTCTACAAGTGGCGGCATTAAAGTTATTCGTGCTTTACTGTTATTTAAACAAAGTAAGCGGGAAATGGCTCGATTAATCCATCCCAACGCCGTTTTTAATATTAAGTTTGGTAAGCATGCCTTATCAGAATCTGTTTTACAGTCCATGTGGAGTTTTATTTCTGTCTTTATCGCCTTATTTTGGACTTTAGTACTCCTTCTAATGGCTTTCAATAATGACTTTATAACGGCTTTTTCGGCTGTTATCGCAAGCTTAGCCAATGCTGGAGCAGGCATCGGTACAATTAGCTCTAATTTTGCTGCTTTAAATTTACCAAGCAAATGGGTGCTCATTTTTGCTATGATAGCGGGACGATTGGAAATATTTTCCTTGCTTATTCTTTTTTCGCGTCATTTTTGGGAAAAATAA
- the dapF gene encoding diaminopimelate epimerase, with protein sequence MPLHFTKMHGLGNDFIVIDAVRQKIDLSQLNIPSLANRHTGIGFDQCLIVEASQDDNIDFFYRIFNADGQEVGQCGNGARCLARFVKYYGLTAKTQIRIATKTTNMSLQINPDNTVTVDVGQPIFEPNRIPLKILKQMPLYSLPLKNGKSHQVHALSVGNPHAITVVDDLIHTPVIELGKEISEHPLFPEQTNAGFMKIINEHQIALRVYERGCGETQACGSGALAAAIAAQLFHHLKSPIDVVLLGGKLRVDWSGLSTSAFLTGPATFVYEGRLCEL encoded by the coding sequence ATGCCTCTTCACTTTACTAAAATGCATGGCTTAGGTAATGATTTTATTGTTATTGATGCTGTAAGACAAAAAATTGATTTAAGCCAATTAAACATACCTAGCTTAGCCAATCGTCATACGGGCATTGGTTTTGATCAGTGCTTAATAGTTGAAGCCAGCCAAGATGATAACATTGATTTCTTCTATCGAATCTTTAATGCCGATGGACAGGAAGTTGGCCAATGTGGCAATGGCGCTCGTTGTTTAGCACGCTTTGTAAAATATTATGGGTTAACAGCAAAAACCCAAATTCGCATTGCTACCAAAACAACGAATATGTCTTTACAAATAAACCCTGATAATACTGTAACAGTTGATGTCGGCCAGCCTATTTTTGAACCCAACCGTATTCCATTGAAAATTTTAAAGCAGATGCCTCTTTATTCGCTACCCTTAAAAAATGGCAAAAGTCATCAGGTACATGCTTTAAGCGTAGGAAATCCACATGCTATTACAGTTGTTGATGATTTAATTCATACGCCAGTTATAGAGTTAGGTAAAGAAATTAGTGAGCATCCCCTTTTTCCAGAACAAACAAACGCCGGGTTTATGAAAATTATAAATGAACATCAAATTGCGTTGCGTGTTTATGAAAGAGGTTGTGGTGAAACGCAAGCTTGTGGCAGTGGCGCACTTGCAGCAGCCATAGCAGCCCAATTATTTCACCATTTAAAAAGTCCAATTGACGTTGTTCTTCTAGGAGGAAAGCTACGTGTCGACTGGTCAGGCTTATCAACCTCTGCTTTTTTAACAGGGCCCGCAACCTTTGTTTACGAGGGAAGATTATGCGAATTGTAA
- a CDS encoding DNA/RNA non-specific endonuclease, translating into MLSQAAENFKNLCIERIPALETFTWRDEALSDKQWENLYQEYQKAPVRPGQEQRKVTSQFIIYLLSCEFKADSTEVTAALQKKNPAREAKKRQRGQEEKAPAPLRSEKKIKKEIVASNQKIVATIEGATDAKLIQELEKRGIQVTQYTGEASPFKGYRSVETMYTPQGTNKLRKIGEVKVESKTRKVSRVKFFGKETPIKNDHQKGRVIIPNVKKKELREDKPQLVSNRLEPSEFEITLETIKKAKGNKRRIGQKQLTGASCREVFEAHGVETVVLVKGSKYHWGHLRGLCLGGQHTAAHLMPITAAANYNTLNLVEKPIIEKLTKKRENSNCIQSITVKVTPIYSEDSESLIPEVLNFELDWEEKISDTETNYKTKTIIINPCSYRPATSKECDALTSEDIENFLISPETIGAEGVDEDYLESSSPSPKR; encoded by the coding sequence ATGCTATCACAAGCTGCTGAAAATTTTAAAAATCTTTGCATTGAACGTATACCGGCTTTAGAAACTTTTACGTGGCGTGATGAGGCATTAAGTGATAAACAATGGGAAAATCTTTATCAGGAATATCAAAAAGCGCCCGTGAGGCCTGGGCAAGAGCAAAGAAAGGTAACTTCTCAATTTATAATTTATTTATTAAGTTGCGAATTCAAAGCGGATTCTACAGAGGTTACTGCTGCTTTACAGAAGAAGAATCCAGCTAGAGAAGCGAAAAAAAGGCAACGTGGCCAAGAGGAAAAGGCACCAGCCCCACTACGCTCTGAAAAAAAGATAAAAAAAGAAATAGTCGCTTCTAATCAAAAAATTGTGGCTACGATAGAAGGAGCCACCGACGCTAAGTTAATTCAAGAGTTAGAAAAACGTGGAATTCAGGTCACGCAGTATACTGGTGAAGCTTCTCCTTTTAAGGGTTATCGTAGCGTAGAAACAATGTATACACCTCAGGGAACTAATAAGCTGCGTAAAATCGGTGAAGTAAAAGTAGAAAGTAAAACAAGAAAAGTTAGCAGAGTAAAGTTTTTTGGAAAAGAGACGCCCATCAAAAATGATCATCAAAAAGGTAGAGTTATCATCCCAAATGTCAAGAAAAAAGAGCTTCGTGAAGACAAACCACAACTAGTTTCTAACCGGCTGGAACCTTCAGAATTTGAAATAACCTTAGAAACTATTAAAAAGGCAAAAGGCAATAAGCGCCGAATTGGCCAAAAGCAACTAACAGGAGCATCTTGCCGTGAAGTGTTTGAAGCACATGGAGTAGAAACTGTGGTGCTGGTAAAAGGGAGTAAATACCATTGGGGACATTTAAGAGGCCTCTGTCTTGGTGGACAACATACAGCAGCTCATTTAATGCCAATCACCGCTGCCGCAAATTACAACACTCTAAATTTAGTTGAGAAACCCATTATTGAGAAATTAACTAAAAAAAGAGAAAATTCAAATTGTATCCAGAGTATTACGGTAAAAGTTACACCCATTTATAGTGAAGACTCTGAATCTCTTATTCCTGAAGTTTTAAACTTTGAACTTGATTGGGAAGAAAAGATCAGTGACACAGAAACAAACTATAAGACAAAAACAATTATCATTAATCCTTGCTCTTATCGACCAGCAACCAGTAAAGAATGTGACGCACTCACCAGCGAAGATATAGAGAATTTTTTAATTAGTCCTGAAACTATTGGGGCTGAAGGAGTTGATGAAGACTATTTAGAAAGTTCGTCTCCATCTCCCAAAAGATAA
- a CDS encoding alpha/beta hydrolase produces the protein MSNFNSEDIKRSQGCVIWMHGLGADGSDMAGLAAEYPIVELALEHLCLDAPIRPVTLNAGMPMRAWYDIVGLNLTDREDRAGILHSFNYIKEVIEQQISVGYEPSQIVLAGFSQGGAMALYSALHCDFPLAGVIALSAYLPLALESKPILAKNTPIFLASGLYDPIVLPDWSKHTKDWLIANEFNNITWRQYPMEHAICPTEITDIASWLSTQFKGA, from the coding sequence GTGAGTAATTTTAATTCTGAAGATATTAAACGCTCTCAAGGCTGTGTAATTTGGATGCATGGCCTTGGTGCCGATGGTTCTGATATGGCAGGTTTAGCCGCTGAATATCCTATTGTTGAATTAGCTTTAGAACATCTTTGTTTAGATGCCCCTATTCGACCTGTTACGTTAAATGCTGGCATGCCTATGCGTGCTTGGTATGATATTGTTGGCTTAAATTTAACTGATAGAGAAGATAGAGCAGGCATTTTACATTCTTTTAATTATATTAAAGAAGTGATTGAGCAACAGATAAGTGTTGGTTATGAGCCTTCGCAAATTGTCCTTGCTGGCTTTTCCCAAGGTGGGGCAATGGCCTTATACAGTGCTCTTCATTGTGATTTTCCCTTAGCAGGCGTTATTGCTTTATCTGCTTATTTGCCGCTTGCACTTGAATCTAAACCTATCTTAGCTAAAAATACCCCCATTTTTTTAGCGTCGGGGCTATATGATCCAATTGTCTTACCTGATTGGTCAAAGCATACGAAAGACTGGTTGATAGCGAATGAGTTTAATAATATTACTTGGCGACAGTATCCTATGGAGCATGCCATTTGTCCGACAGAAATTACTGATATTGCCAGTTGGTTATCGACGCAATTTAAGGGAGCTTAA
- a CDS encoding beta-ketoacyl-[acyl-carrier-protein] synthase family protein: MSNECNNRVFITGLSALTACGDTAESTWDAVLAGQSGLDQINYWDISSWPSSIGGELKNFNPARMLPDRKLIKVISRQDVMGIHAAIKAVEDSQFLTYRENLPNQDIFNENTAIYVGSPGNKYFQQYDFLPLLAKTNGNMSEFAKHLFDEVHPMWLLRILPNNVLAYTGITYNFKGPNHNITNHAVGGTQAILEAFHAIKSGQAERAIVVAYDMGVEPQALFYYDKLGVISKKHLKPFDKEHDGTLLAEGAAAIVLESQASVQARDAFCYAEVLGGMAATEGAGLFSLTNDGSPLADLLVKTLESLNLAPAEIDLIVAHGNGNTKSDDTEAQAIKSVFDKYEVPVTAFKWAMGHTLCASGLIDAVLTTYSLKNRCIPGIANFSELAANCSSLNISKEHRLLQEQSPIAVMINRGFASMNACLVIKAHG, translated from the coding sequence ATGAGCAATGAATGTAACAATCGTGTTTTTATTACAGGTTTAAGTGCTTTAACTGCTTGCGGTGATACGGCTGAATCAACATGGGATGCTGTTTTAGCAGGACAGAGTGGATTAGACCAAATTAATTACTGGGATATTTCTTCTTGGCCTAGCTCAATAGGCGGTGAATTAAAAAATTTTAATCCCGCTCGCATGTTACCTGATCGAAAGTTAATTAAAGTTATTTCACGTCAGGATGTGATGGGAATTCATGCAGCAATTAAGGCAGTTGAAGATAGTCAATTCTTAACATATAGAGAAAATTTACCAAACCAAGATATTTTTAACGAAAATACAGCGATTTATGTTGGCTCACCTGGTAATAAATATTTTCAACAATATGATTTCTTACCGCTTTTAGCTAAAACGAATGGCAATATGTCTGAGTTTGCCAAACATTTATTTGATGAAGTACACCCTATGTGGTTACTGCGTATTTTACCTAATAATGTTCTAGCTTATACAGGTATTACTTATAATTTTAAAGGCCCTAATCACAATATAACAAATCATGCTGTCGGTGGAACCCAAGCTATCCTTGAAGCGTTTCATGCTATTAAAAGTGGACAAGCTGAACGAGCTATTGTTGTTGCATATGATATGGGTGTTGAACCACAAGCGCTATTTTATTATGACAAGTTAGGTGTTATTAGTAAAAAGCATTTAAAACCTTTTGATAAAGAGCATGATGGTACACTGCTTGCTGAAGGCGCTGCTGCTATTGTTTTGGAAAGCCAAGCAAGTGTACAGGCGCGTGATGCATTTTGTTATGCTGAAGTATTAGGTGGTATGGCTGCAACAGAGGGCGCTGGTTTGTTTTCTTTAACTAATGACGGTAGTCCCTTAGCTGATTTACTTGTTAAAACGTTAGAATCTTTAAACCTTGCCCCAGCAGAGATTGATTTGATTGTTGCGCATGGTAATGGCAATACAAAATCAGATGATACTGAAGCGCAAGCGATTAAATCTGTGTTTGATAAATACGAAGTGCCGGTTACCGCTTTTAAATGGGCCATGGGACATACGTTATGTGCTTCAGGCTTAATTGATGCTGTTTTAACAACTTATTCACTAAAAAATCGTTGCATACCAGGCATCGCTAATTTTTCTGAGCTGGCAGCAAATTGTAGCAGTTTAAATATAAGTAAAGAGCATCGTTTATTACAAGAGCAAAGCCCAATTGCTGTTATGATAAATCGCGGTTTTGCAAGTATGAATGCTTGTTTGGTTATTAAAGCGCATGGATAA
- the trkA gene encoding Trk system potassium transporter TrkA, whose product MRIVILGAGQVGGTLARNLAREENDITLIDLDESKLRDLGHRLDIQTVHGSGSHPSVLIEAGIEQADMLIAVTNSDEINMIGCQIAYSLFRTPMKIARIRSQHYYNYPELFHKDHVPVDVCISPEKLITEHIQNLIDYPGATQVFEFGEGLLLMVTIKLAADSAMVDQKLSTLQQKLTHIDFRIITIFRNNTAIDHSLDTKLQIDDLILFIAPPQAIQHIMIVLGCYAPPNRRIIIAGGGHIGSQLAQTLESSYRIKVIDHNIDRTMDLASQLNRGTVLQGDIADCDLLINENIEFTDVFCAVTDDDEANIMSCLQAKRLGVRQSMALVNRHAYVELIKDSAIDQAISPQLITIGCILAKLRGGHMVKVHRLQNGEAEAIELITHGDHYTSHVVGRRLDEIEVPPSCIIAAIIRDNKPILASPELIVESNDHIILLLLKRRYIRQLETLFQVTLTFMN is encoded by the coding sequence ATGCGAATTGTAATTCTTGGAGCCGGCCAAGTGGGCGGCACTCTAGCACGTAATCTTGCTCGGGAAGAAAACGATATTACCCTAATTGATCTAGATGAAAGTAAACTACGTGATTTAGGTCATCGTTTAGATATTCAAACAGTGCATGGTTCTGGCTCTCATCCAAGTGTTCTCATAGAAGCAGGCATAGAACAAGCAGATATGCTAATTGCTGTAACCAATAGTGATGAAATTAATATGATAGGCTGTCAAATAGCCTATAGTTTATTTCGCACGCCCATGAAAATAGCGCGTATTCGCTCCCAGCATTATTATAATTATCCTGAGCTTTTCCATAAAGATCATGTACCAGTTGATGTATGTATTAGTCCTGAGAAATTGATTACCGAGCATATTCAGAATCTTATTGACTACCCAGGCGCTACTCAAGTTTTTGAGTTTGGAGAGGGTTTATTATTAATGGTAACGATTAAGCTTGCCGCAGACAGTGCGATGGTAGATCAAAAGCTTTCCACCCTGCAGCAAAAGCTTACTCACATTGATTTTCGTATTATCACCATTTTTCGTAACAATACTGCTATTGATCATAGTTTGGACACAAAATTACAAATAGATGATTTAATTTTATTTATTGCGCCGCCTCAAGCTATTCAACATATCATGATTGTTTTAGGATGCTATGCGCCTCCTAATCGACGTATCATCATAGCAGGCGGTGGTCATATAGGTTCGCAGCTTGCGCAAACATTAGAGTCAAGTTACCGTATTAAGGTTATTGATCATAATATCGATCGTACAATGGATTTAGCTTCGCAATTAAATAGAGGAACAGTTTTACAAGGTGATATTGCTGACTGTGATTTACTAATTAACGAAAATATCGAATTTACTGATGTTTTTTGTGCAGTGACTGATGATGATGAAGCCAATATTATGTCTTGCTTACAAGCTAAGCGTTTGGGTGTGCGGCAATCCATGGCACTTGTAAATCGTCATGCTTATGTAGAATTAATTAAAGACAGTGCTATTGATCAAGCCATTTCACCGCAGCTCATTACAATAGGCTGTATATTAGCAAAATTACGTGGTGGTCATATGGTTAAGGTACATAGACTACAAAACGGGGAAGCTGAAGCAATCGAACTGATTACCCATGGTGATCATTATACATCACATGTGGTAGGCCGAAGATTAGATGAAATTGAGGTACCACCAAGCTGTATTATTGCAGCCATTATTCGTGATAACAAGCCTATTTTAGCATCCCCTGAATTAATAGTTGAGTCAAATGATCACATCATTTTACTTTTACTTAAAAGACGATATATACGTCAATTGGAAACGTTATTTCAGGTGACATTAACCTTTATGAATTAA
- a CDS encoding beta-ketoacyl-[acyl-carrier-protein] synthase family protein, which produces MNKRRVAVTGLGVVSPLGHNIDSTWQNLLAGQSGIAPIQQFDASAFPTYIAAEVKPFQPTYQKSKHNRFAMHFTHFALEAAEQAFLDAGIKPNMADAERWGVVTGSGMMTAEFNYLHRFQQTCALDGDVDWKLLQQQADEFYQLTDFGKTTSNSGLSLLIQQFNIRGYAGSVHTACASGGQALGLAMQVIQRGEADFILAGGFDSMINPLGLSSFCLLGALSTYNTTPASASRPFDKTRNGFVLGEGAAFLILEEWGKAKARGAKIYAELAGEGNSLSSYRITDSHPNGDGAIQAIERALYDAGVDAAEVDYINAHGTSTKMNDLSETNAIKAVFGEHAYGLPVSSTKSQTGHLIAAAGALEAVLSVLSIKHQQILPTCNLTTPDPECDLDYVTDGPREKSLGVVLSNSFGFGGSNSCLLFKHPELRG; this is translated from the coding sequence ATGAATAAACGAAGGGTTGCAGTAACTGGTTTAGGTGTTGTTTCACCTTTGGGGCATAATATCGATTCTACATGGCAAAATTTATTAGCAGGTCAATCAGGTATTGCGCCCATACAGCAATTTGACGCATCAGCTTTTCCTACTTATATTGCCGCTGAGGTAAAGCCTTTTCAACCTACTTATCAGAAAAGTAAACATAATCGTTTTGCCATGCATTTCACGCATTTTGCACTCGAGGCAGCAGAGCAAGCCTTTCTTGATGCAGGTATTAAACCTAACATGGCTGATGCTGAACGTTGGGGTGTTGTCACTGGTAGTGGCATGATGACAGCGGAATTTAATTATTTACATCGATTTCAACAGACGTGTGCTTTAGATGGTGACGTTGATTGGAAATTATTACAACAACAGGCAGATGAATTTTATCAATTAACAGATTTTGGTAAGACAACATCAAATTCAGGATTATCGCTACTTATTCAGCAATTTAATATTCGTGGTTATGCAGGCTCTGTGCATACGGCCTGTGCCTCGGGTGGGCAGGCTTTAGGGTTAGCAATGCAGGTAATCCAACGTGGCGAAGCGGATTTTATATTAGCTGGCGGTTTTGATTCTATGATTAATCCACTAGGCCTGTCTAGCTTCTGTCTATTAGGCGCTTTATCTACTTATAATACTACACCGGCTTCAGCAAGTCGGCCTTTTGATAAGACGCGTAATGGTTTTGTGTTAGGAGAGGGCGCTGCTTTCTTAATTTTAGAGGAATGGGGAAAAGCAAAAGCACGTGGTGCAAAAATATATGCTGAGTTGGCTGGTGAAGGTAATTCGCTTAGCTCTTATCGTATTACTGATTCGCATCCCAATGGTGATGGCGCTATTCAAGCAATAGAGCGGGCCTTATATGATGCAGGAGTAGATGCAGCCGAAGTTGACTATATTAATGCCCATGGTACCTCTACTAAAATGAATGACTTAAGTGAAACAAATGCTATTAAAGCTGTGTTTGGTGAACATGCCTATGGATTACCTGTAAGTTCGACTAAAAGTCAAACTGGCCATTTGATCGCTGCCGCCGGGGCTTTAGAAGCAGTTTTATCGGTCTTATCTATAAAACATCAACAAATTCTGCCCACTTGCAATTTAACAACACCTGATCCTGAATGTGATTTAGATTATGTCACTGATGGACCTCGCGAGAAATCGTTAGGTGTTGTACTATCTAATTCATTTGGGTTTGGCGGCTCAAATAGCTGTTTGCTGTTTAAGCACCCTGAATTGAGAGGATGA
- a CDS encoding hydroxymyristoyl-ACP dehydratase yields MRFLFVDQILELIPGALIRGIKHITPDDSYIHKNEEGQYYFASSLIGETLGQLAAWNVMYTNNFTKRPVAGIVASAHLYRQAYIGETLLLESTIDSLDEQAVQYHSVARIGNEVVFTVDGALGPLLPMENFISQEEIRCQFNEIYRPGEWSRYQELFAIDGDAIAHLGALNPFKISFDKIIEYKPGESMTAVKRISRSAPYFPDHFPNKPVLPMTILLECKLHLAHLFLQKAALIDRYQVAELRKIKMSEFVYPGDVLYCYVSFVQQNEQQLILRFRSEVNSKRVCILDVVMTAKGI; encoded by the coding sequence ATGCGCTTTTTATTTGTTGATCAAATTCTAGAGCTCATTCCAGGCGCATTAATTCGGGGTATTAAACATATTACACCTGATGATAGTTACATTCATAAGAATGAAGAGGGGCAATATTATTTTGCCTCTTCTTTAATCGGTGAAACTTTAGGGCAGCTTGCGGCGTGGAATGTTATGTATACTAATAATTTCACTAAGCGCCCTGTAGCAGGCATTGTTGCTTCGGCGCATTTGTACCGACAGGCTTATATTGGTGAGACGCTTTTATTAGAATCAACAATTGATTCCTTAGATGAGCAGGCTGTCCAATATCATAGTGTTGCACGTATTGGTAATGAAGTAGTCTTTACAGTGGATGGCGCTTTAGGGCCTTTATTACCTATGGAAAATTTTATTAGTCAGGAAGAGATTCGTTGCCAGTTTAATGAAATTTATCGTCCGGGTGAGTGGTCGCGCTATCAAGAATTATTTGCAATAGATGGAGATGCTATTGCTCATTTAGGAGCGTTAAATCCTTTTAAAATATCTTTTGATAAAATCATTGAATATAAACCAGGCGAGTCAATGACAGCTGTCAAACGGATTAGCCGTAGTGCTCCTTATTTTCCAGATCATTTCCCTAATAAACCTGTTTTACCGATGACAATATTATTAGAATGTAAGTTACATTTAGCGCATTTATTTTTACAAAAAGCAGCCTTAATTGATCGTTATCAGGTTGCAGAATTACGTAAGATTAAAATGAGTGAGTTTGTTTATCCAGGCGATGTATTGTATTGTTATGTGTCTTTTGTACAGCAGAATGAACAGCAGTTGATCTTGAGATTTCGTAGTGAAGTTAATAGTAAAAGAGTATGTATTTTAGATGTCGTTATGACTGCAAAGGGTATTTAA
- a CDS encoding lysophospholipid acyltransferase family protein: MLVWLLKRMDNWAEKISKLPVTLIGRLIYKFLPYRRSVILNNINQVFGDQLNESQKKHLTKAFYSHLAISIKETILLRFMREKTLKERVEVRGHERMLDIVAKGRGVLVLTGHFGNWEFAPLGGILNFKQFQGQFHFIRRTLGNKTIERILFRRYYKAGLNVIPKKNSLQQVCDALDQNHAVIFVLDQHASLKNRDGIAVEFFGKKAGTYRSLASFARHTGVPVVPAAGYRLPNGRHVLEFHEPILWQEYANTQEAIYHNTLRYNQALERIILEHPAQWMWLHKRWKLKDT, translated from the coding sequence ATGCTTGTTTGGTTATTAAAGCGCATGGATAACTGGGCTGAAAAAATTTCTAAGTTACCCGTTACTTTAATAGGGCGTCTAATTTATAAATTTCTGCCTTATCGGCGTTCTGTAATCCTTAATAATATTAATCAGGTATTTGGCGATCAATTAAACGAGTCTCAAAAAAAACATTTAACCAAAGCTTTTTACTCTCATCTGGCTATTTCTATTAAAGAAACAATTTTATTGCGGTTTATGCGAGAGAAGACGCTTAAGGAACGTGTGGAAGTACGTGGTCATGAGCGTATGTTAGATATTGTTGCTAAAGGGCGCGGTGTTCTTGTATTAACAGGACATTTTGGTAATTGGGAGTTTGCACCACTTGGGGGTATTTTAAATTTTAAGCAATTCCAAGGACAATTTCATTTTATAAGACGTACATTAGGTAATAAAACAATAGAGCGTATCCTCTTTCGTCGTTATTATAAAGCAGGCTTAAATGTTATTCCAAAGAAAAACTCTTTGCAACAAGTATGCGACGCTTTAGATCAAAATCACGCCGTCATTTTTGTTTTAGATCAGCACGCATCTTTAAAAAACAGAGATGGAATTGCAGTAGAATTTTTTGGCAAGAAAGCAGGAACTTATCGCAGTTTAGCAAGCTTTGCTCGTCATACTGGCGTTCCTGTAGTTCCAGCAGCCGGTTATCGTTTACCTAATGGGCGACACGTACTTGAATTTCATGAGCCAATTTTGTGGCAAGAATACGCTAATACTCAAGAAGCAATCTACCATAATACTCTACGATATAATCAAGCGTTAGAACGCATTATTTTAGAGCATCCAGCGCAATGGATGTGGTTACATAAGCGCTGGAAGTTAAAAGATACGTAA